The following are from one region of the Erwinia billingiae Eb661 genome:
- the cysM gene encoding cysteine synthase CysM encodes MTTLENTIGNTPLIKLQRMTPANGSEIWLKLEGNNPAGSVKDRAAFSMIDRAERRGEIQPGDVLIEATSGNTGIALAMIAAMKGYALKLLMPENMSVERQMAMQAYGAELILVSKTLGMEGARDLAKEMEARGEGKVLDQFNNPDNPLGHYTTTAPEIWQQSAGRLTHFVSSMGTTGTITGVGRYLKEQCDSVQIVGLQPAEGSSIPGIRRWPEAYLPGIYRPELVDRVIDMAQAEAEQTMRLLARREGIFCGVSSGGAVAGALRIAEEQPGSIVVAIVCDRGDRYLSTGVY; translated from the coding sequence GTGACCACACTAGAAAATACCATCGGCAACACGCCCCTGATCAAGCTTCAGCGCATGACGCCCGCCAACGGCAGCGAAATCTGGCTGAAGCTGGAAGGCAATAATCCCGCAGGTTCGGTAAAGGATCGTGCCGCTTTCTCGATGATCGATCGGGCCGAGCGTCGCGGTGAGATCCAGCCGGGCGACGTGCTGATCGAGGCCACCAGTGGCAACACCGGGATCGCGCTGGCGATGATCGCCGCGATGAAAGGCTATGCGCTGAAGCTGTTGATGCCTGAGAACATGAGCGTGGAACGCCAGATGGCGATGCAGGCTTACGGTGCCGAGCTGATTCTGGTCAGCAAAACTCTCGGGATGGAAGGCGCACGCGATCTGGCAAAGGAGATGGAAGCCAGAGGCGAGGGCAAGGTCCTCGACCAGTTCAACAACCCGGACAATCCGCTGGGACATTACACCACCACCGCACCGGAAATCTGGCAGCAGTCTGCCGGACGATTAACCCATTTCGTCTCCAGCATGGGCACCACCGGCACCATTACCGGCGTGGGTCGCTATCTGAAAGAGCAGTGCGACAGCGTGCAAATCGTCGGTTTGCAGCCCGCTGAAGGCAGCAGCATTCCCGGTATCCGTCGCTGGCCCGAGGCCTATTTGCCGGGCATTTACCGCCCGGAGCTGGTGGACCGGGTGATCGATATGGCGCAGGCCGAAGCGGAGCAAACCATGCGTTTGCTGGCCCGCCGTGAAGGCATTTTCTGCGGCGTCAGTTCCGGCGGTGCGGTTGCCGGCGCACTGCGCATTGCGGAGGAGCAGCCGGGCAGTATCGTGGTGGCGATAGTGTGCGATCGCGGCGACCGTTATCTCTCTACCGGCGTTTACTAA